A genomic region of Thermodesulfitimonas autotrophica contains the following coding sequences:
- a CDS encoding nitrogenase component 1 produces the protein MPLEILPSRRGHAVVKESDPPVLPVCGQPTVPGVISERACAFYGARWVLAPIPDVIHLVHGPVGCAYYGRNVRRKGYRLFSTNLEERDVVFGAGEKLYRAILEACTLVPDARAVLVYATCVVGITGEDLPGICKRAARVVGRPVVPVNAPGFCGASQAAGHDIAARVLLEHFIGKEAGEPVENGVNLLGEFNVQGDLDEIEALLEQLGLKLICAISGRASVATMAQAHRARLNIVHCRRTGHFLAEGMREKFGIPYVKVSFFGIEETATALRVIGQFFGATEVEEVIAQGIRAAKVAAAPFLSKLGGKRVGLFFGASRIGSMAKAFKELGMDVVLAGSQFGCQEDYQEAGNKVASGTVLVDDAHERELLEFVTYRQPHLWVGGTKERFLMQKLGIPFLVFPQENDPFAGFRGFVNLARQAAGLVSAPVWRLT, from the coding sequence GTGCCGCTGGAAATTTTGCCCTCCCGGCGAGGGCATGCGGTTGTTAAAGAGAGTGATCCACCGGTGCTCCCGGTGTGCGGCCAGCCGACCGTGCCCGGCGTGATTTCCGAACGCGCCTGCGCCTTTTACGGGGCGCGGTGGGTCTTGGCCCCGATACCTGATGTGATTCACCTAGTGCACGGCCCCGTTGGCTGCGCCTATTACGGCCGCAACGTGCGGCGGAAGGGCTACCGGTTGTTTTCCACCAACTTGGAGGAGCGCGACGTCGTCTTCGGGGCGGGAGAAAAGCTTTACCGGGCTATCCTGGAAGCCTGCACCCTCGTCCCCGATGCCCGTGCTGTTTTGGTCTATGCCACATGTGTGGTAGGGATTACCGGCGAGGACCTCCCCGGCATTTGCAAGCGCGCCGCCCGAGTGGTGGGCCGTCCGGTCGTGCCCGTAAATGCGCCCGGGTTCTGCGGAGCAAGCCAGGCGGCGGGACACGACATCGCCGCCCGCGTTCTCCTAGAGCATTTTATCGGCAAGGAGGCGGGAGAGCCCGTTGAAAACGGAGTGAATCTCCTCGGGGAGTTCAACGTGCAGGGCGATTTGGATGAAATCGAGGCGTTGCTCGAACAACTGGGGCTGAAGCTCATCTGTGCCATTTCCGGCAGGGCCTCAGTGGCCACCATGGCTCAAGCCCACCGGGCACGGCTCAATATCGTGCACTGCCGCCGCACGGGACACTTCCTCGCGGAAGGGATGCGGGAAAAGTTCGGCATCCCTTATGTAAAGGTCTCTTTCTTCGGCATAGAGGAAACCGCTACCGCCCTGCGTGTTATCGGCCAGTTCTTCGGCGCGACCGAGGTCGAGGAGGTGATCGCGCAAGGCATCCGCGCAGCTAAAGTAGCGGCAGCTCCCTTTCTATCAAAGCTGGGCGGAAAACGGGTGGGTCTCTTCTTTGGGGCTTCACGGATAGGTTCGATGGCCAAGGCCTTCAAGGAACTAGGGATGGATGTGGTGCTGGCCGGTTCCCAGTTCGGCTGCCAGGAGGACTACCAGGAGGCCGGAAACAAGGTCGCCAGCGGTACGGTGCTGGTCGACGACGCCCACGAGCGGGAACTGCTGGAATTCGTGACGTACCGGCAGCCGCACCTCTGGGTGGGCGGAACGAAAGAAAGGTTTCTCATGCAAAAATTGGGTATTCCTTTCCTTGTTTTTCCCCAGGAAAACGACCCCTTTGCCGGGTTCAGGGGATTTGTGAACCTGGCACGGCAAGCGGCGGGACTGGTAAGTGCGCCCGTGTGGCGGTTGACGTGA
- the glnA gene encoding type I glutamate--ammonia ligase, with amino-acid sequence MVYYRKIVTVRYAGQFAAQGKQRFLKIFARRRERYMCRTPQDVLEFAKEQKVEFVDLKFMDLPGLWQHFTVPISHLTEEAFTEGFGFDGSSIRGFKSIHESDMILIPDATTAVLDPFCQVPTLSLICNVFDPTTGKNYERDPRYIAQKAEAYLKATGIADVSYWGPEAEFFILDEVRFDQNQRCGYYFVDSAEGFWNAGREENPNLGYKVRYKEGYFPVPPTDTFQDIRTEMVQIMQRCGINVECHHHEVATAGQAEIDMRFAPLTRMADQLLMFKYIVKNVARKHGKTATFMPKPIFQDNGSGMHVHQSLWKNGRPLFYDENGYAQLSELALYYIGGLIKHGPALAALCSPTTNSYKRLVPGFEAPVYLAYSQRNRSAAVRIPMYSSSPKAKRIEYRPPDPSCNPYLAFAALLLAGIDGIKNKIHPGEPLETDIYELSPAEIGSIPALPGSLEEALKALEADHAFLLEGGVFTEDLIQAWINYKRANEVDAIRLRPHPYEFALYFDI; translated from the coding sequence GTGGTTTACTACCGGAAGATAGTTACGGTGCGTTACGCCGGTCAATTTGCGGCGCAAGGAAAGCAAAGGTTTTTAAAAATTTTTGCCAGAAGGAGAGAGCGCTACATGTGTCGGACACCACAAGACGTTCTTGAGTTTGCTAAGGAGCAAAAGGTGGAGTTTGTAGACCTGAAATTCATGGACCTGCCAGGTTTGTGGCAGCACTTTACGGTCCCCATTAGCCACCTCACGGAGGAAGCTTTTACGGAGGGATTTGGTTTTGACGGTTCAAGCATCCGGGGTTTCAAAAGTATTCACGAAAGCGACATGATCCTGATTCCGGATGCTACCACGGCCGTTCTCGACCCCTTCTGTCAGGTACCCACCCTAAGCTTGATTTGCAACGTTTTCGATCCTACTACGGGTAAAAACTACGAGCGGGACCCGCGCTACATCGCCCAGAAGGCCGAGGCGTATTTAAAGGCCACTGGCATTGCCGATGTAAGCTACTGGGGGCCGGAAGCCGAGTTTTTCATCTTAGACGAGGTCCGCTTCGACCAGAACCAGCGCTGCGGCTACTACTTTGTTGATTCAGCCGAAGGCTTCTGGAACGCTGGTCGAGAGGAAAACCCGAATCTCGGCTATAAGGTCCGCTACAAGGAAGGTTACTTCCCCGTTCCGCCCACCGATACCTTCCAGGATATACGCACCGAGATGGTCCAGATAATGCAGCGGTGCGGCATCAACGTGGAGTGCCACCACCACGAAGTGGCCACCGCAGGGCAGGCCGAGATCGACATGCGCTTTGCCCCGCTTACACGAATGGCGGACCAACTCCTCATGTTCAAGTACATCGTGAAGAACGTAGCCCGCAAGCACGGCAAGACCGCGACCTTCATGCCCAAGCCGATCTTTCAGGACAACGGCTCAGGGATGCACGTCCACCAGAGCCTCTGGAAAAACGGCCGGCCACTCTTCTACGACGAAAACGGGTACGCCCAACTAAGCGAACTGGCGCTTTACTACATCGGTGGGCTCATCAAGCACGGACCGGCGCTGGCCGCGTTGTGCAGTCCCACCACCAATTCTTACAAGCGCTTGGTTCCCGGCTTTGAGGCGCCCGTTTACTTAGCTTACTCCCAGCGGAACCGCAGCGCGGCAGTCCGCATCCCGATGTACTCGTCCAGCCCCAAAGCCAAGCGGATCGAATACCGGCCGCCGGACCCCTCCTGCAATCCGTACCTGGCCTTCGCGGCGCTGCTCTTGGCGGGCATTGACGGGATTAAGAACAAAATCCATCCCGGCGAGCCGCTGGAAACAGACATTTACGAGCTCTCGCCGGCGGAGATCGGCAGTATCCCGGCGCTTCCCGGCTCCCTGGAAGAGGCGCTCAAGGCGCTCGAGGCCGACCACGCCTTCCTGCTCGAGGGCGGGGTCTTCACGGAAGACCTGATCCAGGCGTGGATCAACTATAAGCGGGCCAACGAAGTGGATGCCATTCGCCTGCGGCCCCATCCGTACGAATTTGCGCTCTATTTCGATATCTAA
- a CDS encoding ATP-binding cassette domain-containing protein → MLVVEIEKRLPDFTLRANFTVPAGELLALAGPSGSGKTTILECLAGLQRPDAGHITLDRQPLFAAAAGINLPAARRRVGFVFQAYALFEHLTVWENVLYGLRGLRGGEKEAGLRRAEGLMARFGIGHLRNRFPAQLSGGERQRVALIRALVRDPAMLLLDEPLAALDRGLREQLRQEIKELPAEWRIPVVLVTHCCCEERLATKVLRPVRANGTISWTA, encoded by the coding sequence ATGCTGGTGGTGGAAATTGAGAAGAGGTTGCCTGACTTTACCCTGAGAGCCAATTTCACGGTCCCGGCCGGCGAGCTCCTGGCACTGGCCGGGCCTTCGGGCTCGGGGAAGACCACCATCCTCGAATGCCTGGCGGGTTTGCAGCGGCCAGACGCAGGCCACATCACCCTGGATAGGCAGCCCCTCTTCGCCGCCGCGGCGGGGATAAACCTGCCCGCCGCCAGACGAAGGGTGGGGTTTGTCTTCCAGGCCTACGCCCTCTTCGAGCACCTGACGGTTTGGGAAAACGTGCTCTACGGGCTCCGGGGGCTACGCGGGGGCGAGAAGGAGGCCGGGCTCCGCCGGGCGGAAGGGCTTATGGCGCGCTTTGGTATCGGCCACCTGCGGAACCGCTTTCCCGCCCAGCTCTCGGGCGGTGAACGCCAGCGGGTGGCCTTGATCAGAGCGCTGGTGCGGGATCCGGCGATGCTGCTTCTCGATGAGCCTTTGGCGGCATTGGATCGGGGACTGCGGGAGCAGTTGCGGCAAGAGATAAAAGAATTACCGGCGGAGTGGCGGATCCCCGTAGTCCTGGTGACCCACTGCTGTTGCGAAGAGCGGCTGGCCACCAAGGTCTTGCGCCCGGTCAGGGCTAATGGTACGATTAGTTGGACAGCCTAA
- a CDS encoding type 1 glutamine amidotransferase, translated as MRALIVQHVACEGPGLLADALFQDGWELDLRCMDAPGAILPEKLEGYNALVILGGPMGAYEEEAYPYLYRVQQLIREAAGKRVPTVGICLGGQLIARALGAEVKPNPVKEIGWYPVRLTAAGRQAALFAGLPPEFPVFQWHGDTFALPEGAVLLAEGETCANQAFVYGGCVWALQFHLEVTPEMVANWAAIYADELAAFAGPEAPAVLARETARIWEENRPQRELFLANLCRVLRGAV; from the coding sequence TTGCGGGCTCTAATCGTGCAGCACGTGGCGTGCGAGGGGCCGGGGCTCCTGGCGGACGCGCTCTTTCAAGACGGTTGGGAACTCGATCTGCGTTGCATGGACGCCCCGGGGGCGATCCTGCCGGAAAAGCTTGAAGGTTATAACGCACTCGTCATCCTCGGCGGGCCGATGGGGGCGTATGAGGAGGAAGCGTACCCCTACCTGTACCGGGTGCAGCAGCTGATCCGGGAGGCGGCGGGAAAACGGGTGCCCACAGTGGGCATATGTCTCGGGGGGCAGCTCATCGCCCGGGCGCTCGGGGCCGAGGTAAAGCCGAACCCGGTGAAAGAGATCGGCTGGTACCCGGTGCGTCTAACCGCTGCGGGCAGACAGGCGGCGCTTTTCGCCGGCCTGCCGCCGGAATTCCCGGTTTTTCAGTGGCACGGGGATACCTTCGCGCTCCCGGAAGGCGCCGTGCTTCTGGCCGAGGGTGAAACCTGCGCCAACCAGGCCTTCGTTTACGGCGGCTGCGTCTGGGCGCTCCAGTTTCACCTCGAGGTAACGCCGGAAATGGTGGCGAACTGGGCCGCCATTTACGCCGACGAACTGGCAGCCTTTGCTGGCCCGGAGGCTCCGGCGGTGCTAGCGCGGGAAACGGCGCGCATCTGGGAGGAAAACCGGCCGCAGCGGGAGCTTTTCCTGGCGAACCTGTGCCGGGTGCTGCGCGGTGCGGTATAA
- a CDS encoding homocitrate synthase, whose protein sequence is MRAPLFIDVTLRDGEQAPGVAFSTREKILIARLLDRAGVYQIEAGIPAMGEVEQEAIRRIAALGLRSRVSTWNRILPEDIRASLACGVRDVHLSAPVSEIHLRYKLGRSRGWVLAQLRKVIAYALAHGCRVTVGAEDASRAEEAFLVEFALLAQEMGAERLRYCDTVGILDPFATLERLSRLQEKVAIPLEFHGHNDFGLATANALAAVRAGCGYVNVTVGGLGERAGNVPLEEVVAALEHLYGIPIGLDRRRLSILSRTVARAAGRDGKKVLSGAAIGNRPRGLKTSAF, encoded by the coding sequence TTGCGCGCGCCATTGTTCATCGACGTCACCCTGCGGGACGGGGAGCAGGCGCCGGGGGTGGCCTTCAGCACGAGGGAAAAGATCCTGATCGCCCGGCTGCTGGACCGCGCAGGTGTTTACCAGATCGAGGCAGGCATTCCGGCGATGGGTGAGGTGGAGCAGGAAGCGATAAGACGCATCGCCGCCCTGGGCCTGCGCAGCCGGGTTAGCACCTGGAACCGGATATTGCCGGAAGACATCCGCGCTTCGCTCGCCTGCGGGGTACGGGACGTGCACCTTTCTGCTCCCGTCTCCGAAATCCACCTCCGGTACAAGCTGGGCCGGTCGCGCGGCTGGGTCTTGGCGCAACTGCGGAAAGTAATCGCCTATGCTTTGGCTCACGGCTGCCGCGTAACGGTGGGAGCAGAGGACGCCTCCCGGGCCGAAGAGGCCTTTCTGGTCGAGTTTGCGCTGTTGGCACAGGAGATGGGGGCCGAGCGGCTGCGCTACTGCGACACGGTGGGCATACTCGACCCCTTCGCAACCTTGGAGCGTCTCAGTCGCCTGCAGGAGAAGGTGGCCATCCCGCTTGAATTCCACGGGCACAACGACTTCGGCCTGGCCACCGCCAACGCGCTGGCGGCAGTCAGGGCCGGGTGCGGATACGTAAACGTTACCGTAGGGGGACTCGGCGAGCGAGCGGGAAACGTGCCTCTGGAGGAGGTGGTGGCGGCGCTGGAGCACCTTTACGGCATCCCAATAGGTCTTGACCGCCGACGGCTCAGCATCTTGAGCCGCACGGTAGCCCGGGCGGCCGGCCGGGATGGAAAAAAGGTCTTGAGTGGCGCAGCGATCGGGAACCGGCCGCGTGGTTTAAAAACCAGTGCCTTCTGA
- a CDS encoding radical SAM protein yields MEAFAVTEHPCFFREAARRYGRLHLPVAPACNMECRYCSREYDCPNESRPGVTSQLLTPEEAAARVAEVVKKDPRIRVVGIAGPGDPLANTATLETLRLVHARFPQLIKCVSTNGLLLADYVLQLKAFGVRTVTVTVNAVDPAVGAAIYAGVRWRGAVYRGMEAAALIWSRQAAGIIEAMRAGLRVKVNAVFVPGVNGHHLPAVARAVAALGVHMMNIMPLIPLAGFAHLAPPSPKEIAFVRTVCRQYVPQMDWCRQCRADAVGLLHAADAGKHAYCVT; encoded by the coding sequence ATGGAAGCTTTTGCGGTGACGGAGCACCCGTGTTTCTTTAGGGAAGCAGCGCGGCGTTACGGCCGGCTTCACCTGCCGGTGGCGCCGGCTTGCAATATGGAGTGTCGCTACTGCAGCCGGGAGTACGATTGCCCTAACGAGAGCCGTCCCGGGGTCACCAGCCAGCTACTTACCCCGGAAGAGGCAGCGGCACGAGTGGCAGAGGTGGTGAAGAAGGACCCGCGCATCCGGGTGGTAGGAATTGCAGGACCCGGTGACCCGCTGGCCAACACTGCAACGCTCGAAACCCTGCGGCTGGTACACGCGCGATTTCCCCAGTTAATCAAGTGCGTCAGCACGAACGGTTTACTACTAGCCGATTACGTCTTGCAACTCAAGGCTTTTGGGGTGAGGACCGTGACCGTCACGGTAAACGCGGTGGACCCGGCGGTAGGAGCAGCGATTTATGCGGGTGTGCGGTGGCGCGGGGCGGTCTACCGGGGGATGGAGGCAGCAGCCCTCATCTGGTCGCGGCAGGCCGCGGGTATTATCGAGGCCATGCGCGCGGGTTTGCGGGTGAAAGTGAACGCAGTCTTCGTGCCCGGCGTGAACGGCCACCATCTCCCGGCAGTGGCGCGGGCTGTGGCCGCTTTGGGCGTGCATATGATGAACATCATGCCCCTCATCCCGCTAGCCGGGTTCGCCCACCTCGCGCCGCCAAGCCCGAAAGAGATCGCCTTTGTCCGCACCGTTTGCCGGCAGTACGTACCCCAGATGGACTGGTGCCGGCAGTGCCGGGCGGACGCGGTAGGCCTTTTACACGCAGCGGATGCCGGAAAACACGCTTATTGTGTTACCTGA
- the modA gene encoding molybdate ABC transporter substrate-binding protein encodes MRKRAWLFVSLIGLLAGLLVGCGTSRTAREATPAAEIMVFAGAGLKDTLPEVAELYRRQHPEAKVSFNFAGSGTLQKQIEQGAPADIVIFPGKKQLDALEKEGLIDKATRKKILADKLVLITPKDVKKVKGFTDLASPGVGKVAIGDPATVPAGEWAKETLVNLGLWEKVQPKLVLAKDVQQVKAYVETGSVDVGLVWRSTAVTTAKVRIAAEAPEKAHRPIFFTGAVVGSSKEKETALDFLNYLAGPEAAAVFARHGFTPLVTAQ; translated from the coding sequence ATGCGAAAGAGAGCCTGGTTGTTTGTAAGTCTCATCGGTTTGCTGGCAGGTCTGCTTGTCGGGTGCGGGACATCCCGGACCGCCCGGGAAGCCACGCCGGCCGCCGAAATCATGGTTTTCGCCGGCGCGGGGCTGAAAGATACGCTACCGGAAGTCGCGGAGCTGTATCGCCGGCAGCACCCGGAGGCCAAGGTCTCCTTCAACTTTGCCGGGTCTGGTACGTTGCAGAAGCAGATCGAGCAGGGGGCGCCAGCCGACATCGTCATCTTTCCAGGCAAGAAGCAGCTAGACGCCTTAGAAAAAGAGGGATTGATCGACAAGGCCACCCGTAAGAAGATTCTGGCCGATAAGCTGGTGCTCATCACCCCAAAAGACGTGAAAAAGGTGAAGGGCTTTACCGACCTCGCTTCGCCGGGCGTCGGCAAGGTAGCCATCGGCGATCCGGCCACCGTGCCGGCGGGAGAGTGGGCAAAGGAGACGCTGGTCAACCTGGGGCTGTGGGAGAAAGTACAGCCTAAGCTGGTGCTGGCCAAGGATGTGCAGCAGGTGAAGGCGTATGTGGAAACGGGTAGCGTTGACGTGGGCCTGGTATGGCGGTCTACCGCCGTAACTACGGCAAAAGTCAGGATCGCGGCCGAAGCGCCGGAAAAGGCCCACCGGCCGATCTTCTTCACCGGAGCCGTAGTCGGCAGCAGCAAGGAAAAAGAAACGGCTCTCGACTTCCTTAACTACCTTGCCGGCCCAGAAGCGGCCGCGGTTTTCGCCAGGCACGGTTTTACGCCGCTGGTGACGGCACAGTAA
- the glnA gene encoding type I glutamate--ammonia ligase, whose amino-acid sequence MAREEGVKFIRLQFTDIPGILKNMAITVEQLEKALNGELMFDGSSIEGFVRIEESDMYFRPDPKTFIVFPWRPRDGAVARMICDVYNPDGTPFIGDPRYALRRVLEEAAEMGYTCNAGPELEFFLFHLDEKGRPTTITHDQASYFDLSPIDLGEEARRDIVLTLEKMGFEIEASHHEVAPGQHEIDFKYSDALDVADKIMTFKMVVRTIAQRHGLHATFMPKPIFGINGSGMHTNISLAKDGENAFYDPNGPLQLSEVAYHFIGGVIKHIKAITAVANPTVNSYKRLVPGYEAPVYVAWSCRNRSPLIRIPAKRGPSTRIELRSPDPSCNPYLALAAIIKAGLDGVKNKIQPPAPVDKNIYHLTPEERAELGIDCLPGSLIEALAELEKDDVIKDALGPHIYEKFMEAKLKEWDEYRTQVHPWEIETYLTKY is encoded by the coding sequence ATGGCGCGGGAAGAAGGGGTAAAGTTCATCCGGCTTCAGTTTACCGATATCCCCGGGATCTTAAAAAACATGGCCATCACCGTTGAACAATTAGAAAAAGCCCTCAACGGTGAACTCATGTTCGACGGCTCGTCTATCGAAGGCTTTGTCCGCATTGAAGAGTCGGACATGTACTTCCGGCCGGACCCGAAAACCTTTATCGTTTTCCCTTGGCGGCCGCGGGACGGTGCGGTAGCCCGGATGATCTGTGACGTTTATAACCCTGACGGCACACCCTTCATCGGTGACCCGCGGTACGCTCTCCGGCGGGTACTGGAGGAAGCGGCCGAGATGGGCTACACCTGTAATGCAGGACCGGAATTGGAATTCTTCCTCTTCCACCTCGATGAAAAAGGGCGGCCCACTACCATAACCCACGACCAGGCAAGTTACTTCGACCTGAGTCCTATTGATTTAGGTGAAGAAGCCCGCCGGGATATCGTATTGACGCTTGAAAAGATGGGCTTCGAGATTGAAGCCTCCCACCACGAGGTAGCGCCCGGCCAGCACGAGATCGACTTTAAATATTCGGATGCCCTCGATGTGGCCGATAAGATTATGACCTTTAAAATGGTTGTCAGGACCATCGCGCAACGCCACGGCCTGCACGCTACCTTCATGCCGAAGCCGATTTTCGGGATTAACGGCTCGGGGATGCACACAAACATTTCGCTGGCCAAAGACGGGGAAAACGCCTTTTATGACCCCAACGGTCCGCTGCAACTGAGTGAGGTTGCTTACCACTTCATCGGCGGGGTAATAAAACACATCAAAGCGATCACCGCGGTGGCCAACCCGACGGTCAATTCTTACAAGCGGCTGGTACCCGGCTATGAGGCGCCGGTTTACGTCGCCTGGTCGTGCCGCAACCGGAGCCCCTTGATCCGGATCCCGGCCAAGCGGGGGCCCTCCACCAGGATCGAGCTCCGGAGCCCCGACCCCTCCTGTAACCCGTACCTGGCGCTGGCCGCCATCATTAAAGCAGGCCTTGACGGGGTGAAGAATAAGATTCAGCCGCCGGCGCCGGTGGACAAGAACATCTACCACCTGACACCGGAAGAACGGGCCGAGTTAGGTATTGATTGCCTGCCTGGCTCCCTTATCGAAGCGCTGGCCGAACTTGAGAAGGACGACGTGATCAAGGATGCGCTGGGGCCGCATATTTACGAAAAGTTTATGGAAGCCAAGCTTAAAGAGTGGGATGAATACCGGACGCAGGTCCATCCGTGGGAGATCGAAACCTACTTAACAAAATATTAG
- a CDS encoding NAD+ synthase has protein sequence MKIALVQFNPTVGDVTGNAARILGAVARAKEAGAELVIFPELALVGYPPRDLLYRQEMLQAVERVLREEVAPASRETGIILGAPVEEDGRLYNAALLFAGGALAGRQDKTLLPSYDVFDETRYFKPAAARRPVAFGNETIGLTVCEDVWNDKDYWRRQIYEVDPVAELVAQEATLLVNISASPYHYGKRRLRADMLAHTAHKYHRPLLYVNQVGGNDELIFDGSSLVLTERGTLAWEGQAFAEDFAVIDTAALPPGRPPGEVAEDISSIYAALVLGTRDYFRKTGFKRAVVGLSGGIDSSVVAALAAAALGPENVLGVGMPSRYSSPGSLRDAEKLARNLGIGWRVIPIETIFAAYLQTLNPDGAPRLDVAEENIQARIRGNILMFISNREGCLVLSTGNKSELAVGYCTLYGDMSGGLSVLADVPKTMVYELARYINREREIIPASVLTKPPSAELRPDQRDEDSLPPYRLLDPILRAYIEENLPAQEIAARGFDPALVQDVIRRVDRAEYKRRQAAPGLKVTTKAFGMGRRFPVAWRPGW, from the coding sequence TTGAAAATAGCGCTGGTGCAGTTCAATCCCACGGTCGGCGACGTGACGGGGAACGCGGCGCGGATCCTGGGAGCGGTGGCCCGGGCGAAAGAGGCCGGCGCCGAACTGGTGATTTTCCCGGAACTTGCCCTGGTCGGCTATCCCCCGCGGGATCTCTTGTACCGGCAGGAGATGCTCCAGGCGGTAGAGCGGGTGCTGCGGGAAGAAGTGGCACCGGCAAGCCGGGAAACGGGCATCATCCTCGGCGCGCCAGTAGAGGAAGACGGCAGGCTTTACAACGCCGCGCTGCTCTTCGCCGGCGGTGCGCTGGCCGGGCGCCAGGACAAAACGCTGCTGCCGAGTTACGACGTTTTCGACGAAACGCGGTACTTCAAACCGGCAGCAGCACGCCGGCCGGTGGCTTTCGGGAACGAGACGATCGGTCTCACGGTCTGCGAGGATGTTTGGAACGACAAAGATTATTGGCGGCGGCAGATTTATGAGGTGGACCCGGTGGCAGAGCTGGTCGCCCAGGAGGCGACGCTGCTGGTCAACATCTCGGCCTCGCCGTACCACTACGGGAAAAGGCGTTTGCGGGCCGATATGCTGGCCCACACCGCCCACAAGTACCACCGGCCGCTGCTTTACGTCAACCAGGTGGGTGGGAACGACGAACTCATCTTCGACGGCTCGAGCCTGGTATTGACCGAGCGCGGCACGCTGGCCTGGGAGGGGCAGGCCTTCGCCGAAGATTTCGCAGTGATCGACACCGCCGCGCTGCCGCCGGGTAGGCCGCCGGGCGAGGTTGCGGAAGACATCTCTTCTATTTATGCCGCCCTGGTCTTGGGGACACGCGACTACTTCCGCAAGACGGGTTTTAAGCGCGCGGTGGTGGGCTTGAGCGGCGGGATTGACTCCTCGGTAGTGGCGGCTTTGGCCGCGGCTGCACTCGGGCCGGAAAACGTCTTGGGAGTAGGAATGCCCTCCCGCTACTCCTCACCCGGAAGTCTGCGGGACGCCGAAAAACTGGCGCGCAACCTCGGCATCGGCTGGCGGGTGATTCCGATCGAAACAATATTTGCGGCCTATTTGCAAACGCTCAATCCGGACGGCGCGCCGCGGCTTGACGTCGCCGAGGAAAATATTCAGGCGCGCATTCGGGGGAACATCCTGATGTTCATCTCGAACCGGGAAGGCTGTTTGGTGCTCAGCACCGGGAACAAATCCGAGTTAGCGGTCGGCTACTGTACCCTTTACGGCGATATGTCGGGCGGGCTTTCGGTCCTGGCGGATGTGCCTAAAACTATGGTTTACGAGCTGGCACGGTACATCAACCGGGAGCGGGAAATCATTCCGGCGAGCGTACTCACCAAGCCGCCTTCCGCAGAGCTGCGCCCCGACCAGCGCGACGAGGATTCCCTGCCGCCATACCGGCTACTCGACCCAATCCTCCGCGCCTACATCGAAGAGAACCTTCCCGCCCAAGAGATTGCGGCGCGAGGTTTCGACCCGGCCCTGGTGCAGGACGTGATCCGGCGCGTGGACCGAGCGGAATACAAGCGCCGGCAGGCCGCGCCGGGGCTAAAAGTAACCACCAAGGCCTTCGGCATGGGGCGGCGCTTCCCGGTGGCCTGGCGCCCCGGGTGGTGA
- the modB gene encoding molybdate ABC transporter permease subunit translates to MPEEALFALLLSLRVALLATVVAAVSGVACARLLARARFPGKEAVEAVLLLPLVLPPTVVGFGLLLLLSRNGLVGRLVPGGLLFTWPAAVIAAAVAAFPLVYQNARAAFAQVDPDQENAARTLGAGELLVFFTVTLPLAWPGILAGIVLAFARALGEFGATLMVAGNIPGKTQTVPMAIYFAVEAGDYRTALPLVAIVLLFSFGVIFGLHRWSGRHIARYTGQRRG, encoded by the coding sequence ATGCCGGAAGAAGCACTCTTCGCTCTACTCCTGTCACTTCGGGTGGCGCTTCTGGCCACCGTGGTGGCGGCCGTAAGCGGAGTGGCGTGTGCCCGCTTACTCGCCCGCGCCCGCTTTCCGGGGAAGGAAGCGGTGGAGGCGGTCTTGCTCCTCCCCCTGGTTCTCCCCCCTACGGTGGTTGGGTTCGGCCTGCTCCTGCTGCTGAGCCGGAACGGCCTGGTAGGCCGGCTCGTCCCGGGTGGGCTGCTTTTCACCTGGCCGGCGGCGGTAATCGCTGCGGCGGTGGCGGCTTTCCCCCTGGTTTACCAGAACGCCCGGGCCGCCTTCGCGCAGGTTGATCCGGATCAGGAGAACGCCGCCCGGACCCTGGGGGCAGGAGAGCTGCTGGTCTTTTTCACCGTGACCCTCCCCCTCGCCTGGCCGGGCATCCTCGCGGGTATAGTCCTCGCCTTTGCCCGGGCGCTGGGTGAATTTGGCGCCACCCTGATGGTGGCCGGGAATATCCCCGGCAAGACCCAGACCGTGCCGATGGCGATCTACTTCGCGGTAGAAGCGGGAGACTACCGCACGGCACTCCCCTTGGTGGCGATCGTGTTGCTGTTCTCTTTTGGCGTGATCTTCGGGCTGCACCGGTGGTCGGGGCGACACATCGCCCGTTACACCGGACAGAGGAGGGGTTGA